From Streptomyces griseorubiginosus, one genomic window encodes:
- a CDS encoding DUF1396 domain-containing protein, whose protein sequence is MATSVRRSARCRTIGVGLAAVALASGAVSCGKGGEESPEMTPAAAVAKAAKNTEEITSFRYRMKGEMPEQGKVVAEASMRTKPDLAMSMKMTADGEGSAEIRLVDKAMYIGGNPELAKEMDGKKWMKFDLSALGKDGGLGATAPGAGQADQNPASMSSFLNGAKDVKKVGTETIDGVKTTHYAGDVTLAELKASFKDADKSVREQREKSTEQLEKLGLDKFTMDMWVDGEEHAKQFRMQGDATKGKFDMTFTFLDYNKPVTVEAPPAGETADLAEMMKELQSS, encoded by the coding sequence ATGGCTACTTCTGTACGACGTTCCGCGCGCTGTCGGACCATCGGCGTCGGCCTCGCGGCCGTGGCCCTGGCCTCGGGCGCGGTGAGCTGTGGCAAGGGGGGCGAGGAGTCGCCGGAGATGACTCCCGCGGCCGCCGTCGCCAAGGCGGCGAAGAACACGGAGGAGATCACCTCCTTCCGCTACCGCATGAAGGGCGAGATGCCCGAGCAGGGCAAGGTCGTGGCCGAGGCCTCCATGCGGACCAAGCCCGACCTCGCGATGAGCATGAAGATGACCGCGGACGGAGAGGGCTCCGCGGAGATCCGGCTCGTCGACAAGGCCATGTACATCGGGGGCAACCCCGAGCTGGCCAAGGAGATGGACGGCAAGAAGTGGATGAAGTTCGACCTGTCCGCGCTCGGCAAGGACGGTGGCCTCGGCGCCACCGCGCCCGGCGCCGGCCAGGCCGACCAGAACCCTGCCTCCATGTCCTCCTTCCTCAACGGCGCCAAGGACGTGAAGAAGGTCGGCACCGAGACGATCGACGGGGTCAAGACCACCCACTACGCGGGTGACGTCACGCTGGCCGAGCTGAAGGCCTCCTTCAAGGACGCCGACAAGTCGGTCCGTGAGCAGCGCGAGAAGAGCACCGAGCAGCTCGAGAAGCTGGGCCTGGACAAGTTCACGATGGACATGTGGGTCGACGGCGAGGAGCACGCCAAGCAGTTCCGCATGCAGGGCGACGCCACCAAGGGCAAGTTCGACATGACCTTCACCTTCCTCGACTACAACAAGCCCGTCACCGTCGAGGCGCCGCCCGCCGGCGAGACCGCCGACCTGGCCGAGATGATGAAGGAGCTCCAGAGCAGCTGA
- the rplA gene encoding 50S ribosomal protein L1, translating to MSKRSKALRAADEKIDREKLYAPLEAVRLAKETSTTKFDGTVEVAFRLGVDPRKADQMVRGTVNLPHGTGKTARVLVFATGDRAEAARAAGADIVGADELIDEVSKGRLDFDAVVATPDLMGKVGRLGRVLGPRGLMPNPKTGTVTPDVTKAVTDIKGGKIEFRVDKHSNLHFIIGKTSFDDTKLVENYGAALEEILRLKPSAAKGRYIKKAAISTTMGPGIPVDSNRTRNLLVEEDPAAV from the coding sequence GTGAGCAAGCGCAGCAAGGCCCTTCGCGCTGCGGACGAGAAGATCGACCGGGAGAAGCTGTACGCCCCGCTCGAGGCCGTCCGTCTCGCCAAGGAGACCTCCACGACCAAGTTCGACGGCACCGTCGAGGTCGCCTTCCGTCTGGGTGTCGACCCGCGCAAGGCCGACCAGATGGTCCGTGGCACCGTGAACCTCCCGCACGGCACCGGTAAGACCGCCCGGGTCCTGGTCTTCGCGACCGGTGACCGTGCCGAGGCCGCTCGTGCCGCGGGCGCCGACATCGTCGGCGCCGACGAGCTGATCGACGAGGTGTCGAAGGGCCGTCTGGACTTCGACGCCGTCGTCGCCACCCCGGACCTCATGGGCAAGGTCGGCCGCCTCGGCCGCGTGCTCGGTCCCCGTGGTCTCATGCCGAACCCCAAGACCGGCACCGTGACCCCGGACGTGACGAAGGCTGTCACGGACATCAAGGGCGGCAAGATCGAGTTCCGCGTCGACAAGCACTCGAACCTGCACTTCATCATCGGCAAGACGTCGTTCGACGACACCAAGCTGGTGGAGAACTACGGCGCGGCCCTGGAGGAGATCCTCCGTCTGAAGCCGTCCGCCGCCAAGGGCCGGTACATCAAGAAGGCCGCCATCAGCACCACGATGGGCCCCGGCATCCCGGTCGACTCCAACCGCACCCGCAACCTCCTCGTCGAGGAGGACCCGGCCGCGGTCTGA
- the rplK gene encoding 50S ribosomal protein L11, with translation MPPKKKKVTGLIKLQIQAGAANPAPPVGPALGQHGVNIMEFCKAYNAATESQRGWVIPVEITVYEDRSFTFITKTPPAAKMILKAAGIEKGSGEPHKTKVAKITEAQVREIATTKLPDLNANDLDAAAKIIAGTARSMGVTVEG, from the coding sequence ATGCCTCCCAAGAAGAAGAAGGTCACGGGGCTCATCAAGCTCCAGATCCAGGCCGGTGCCGCCAACCCGGCTCCGCCGGTCGGCCCCGCGCTGGGTCAGCACGGCGTCAACATCATGGAGTTCTGCAAGGCGTACAACGCCGCGACCGAGTCGCAGCGTGGCTGGGTGATCCCGGTGGAGATCACGGTCTATGAGGACCGCTCCTTCACCTTCATCACCAAGACGCCGCCGGCCGCGAAGATGATCCTCAAGGCCGCGGGCATCGAGAAGGGCTCCGGCGAGCCGCACAAGACCAAGGTCGCCAAGATCACCGAGGCGCAGGTCCGCGAGATCGCCACCACCAAGCTCCCCGACCTCAACGCCAACGACCTGGACGCCGCCGCGAAGATCATCGCCGGCACCGCGCGTTCCATGGGCGTCACGGTCGAGGGCTGA
- the nusG gene encoding transcription termination/antitermination protein NusG: MSDQNLNDAIEPDESVDDELDIVEGADEDLDEVEAADAEAGEPAEEAALHTEDEFGDESGGDVEAVEDEDAEEVEEEPAEPVDPVAALREELRTLPGEWYVIHTYAGYENRVKTNLEQRAVSLNVEDYIFQAEVPQEEVVQIKNGDRKTIRQNKLPGYVLVRMDLTNESWGVVRNTPGVTGFVGNAYDPYPLTLDEIVKMLAPEAEEKAAREAAEAEGKPAPARKVEVQVLDFEVGDSVTVTDGPFATLQATINEINADSKKVKGLVEIFGRETPVELSFDQIQKN, encoded by the coding sequence GTGTCTGACCAGAACCTGAACGACGCCATCGAGCCCGACGAGTCTGTCGACGACGAGCTCGACATCGTCGAGGGCGCGGACGAGGACCTGGACGAGGTCGAGGCTGCCGACGCCGAGGCGGGCGAGCCCGCGGAGGAAGCCGCTCTCCACACCGAGGACGAGTTCGGGGACGAGTCCGGCGGCGACGTCGAGGCCGTCGAGGACGAGGACGCCGAAGAGGTCGAGGAAGAGCCCGCCGAGCCGGTCGACCCCGTCGCCGCCCTGCGCGAGGAGCTGCGGACCCTGCCCGGCGAGTGGTACGTCATCCACACCTACGCCGGTTACGAGAACCGCGTGAAGACCAACCTCGAGCAGCGTGCCGTCTCGCTCAACGTCGAGGACTACATCTTCCAGGCCGAGGTGCCGCAGGAAGAGGTCGTCCAGATCAAGAACGGCGACCGCAAGACGATCCGTCAGAACAAGCTCCCCGGCTATGTGCTGGTGCGCATGGACCTGACGAACGAGTCCTGGGGCGTCGTCCGCAACACCCCCGGCGTGACCGGCTTCGTGGGCAACGCCTACGACCCGTACCCGCTGACTCTGGACGAGATCGTCAAGATGCTCGCCCCCGAGGCCGAGGAGAAGGCCGCCCGCGAGGCCGCCGAGGCCGAGGGCAAGCCGGCTCCGGCCCGCAAGGTCGAGGTCCAGGTCCTCGACTTCGAGGTCGGCGACTCGGTCACCGTCACCGACGGCCCCTTCGCCACCCTCCAGGCCACGATCAACGAGATCAACGCCGACTCCAAGAAGGTCAAGGGCCTGGTGGAGATCTTCGGCCGCGAGACCCCGGTCGAGCTGTCCTTCGACCAGATCCAGAAGAACTAG
- the secE gene encoding preprotein translocase subunit SecE has translation MADAVGSIDTPGAQDEVPETQKKTRKGGKRAKKGPLKRLATFYRQIVAELRKVVWPTRNQLTTYTTVVIVFVLVMIGLVTVIDYGLNHAAKYVFG, from the coding sequence ATGGCGGACGCCGTGGGCTCCATCGATACGCCTGGCGCCCAGGATGAAGTGCCGGAGACCCAGAAGAAGACCCGCAAGGGCGGCAAGCGTGCCAAGAAGGGCCCGCTGAAGCGTCTGGCGACCTTCTACCGGCAGATCGTCGCAGAACTCCGCAAGGTCGTCTGGCCGACGCGGAACCAGCTGACGACGTACACGACCGTGGTGATCGTCTTCGTTCTCGTCATGATCGGTCTGGTGACCGTGATTGACTATGGACTCAACCACGCCGCCAAGTACGTATTCGGCTGA
- a CDS encoding pyridoxal phosphate-dependent aminotransferase — protein sequence MSAATPPTERRVSARVGAISESATLAVDAKAKALKAAGRPVIGFGAGEPDFPTPDYIVQAAVEACSNPKYHRYTPAGGLPELKSAIAAKTLRDSGYEVDASQILVTNGGKQAIYEAFAAILDPGDEVIVPAPYWTTYPESIRLAGGVPVEVVADETTGYRVSVEQLEAARTENTKVVLFVSPSNPTGAVYSREQIEEIGRWALEKGLWVLTDEIYEHLVYGDAEFHSLPVVVPELADKTIVVNGVAKTYAMTGWRVGWIIGPKDVVKAATNLQSHATSNVSNVAQVAALAAVSGNLDAVAEMRTAFDRRRKTIVRMLNEIDGVFCPEPEGAFYAYPSVKELLGKEIRGKRPQDTVELAALILEEAEVAVVPGEAFGTPGYLRLSYALGDEDLVEGVSRIQKLLAEARD from the coding sequence ATGAGCGCTGCAACCCCTCCCACCGAGCGCCGGGTCTCCGCCCGAGTCGGCGCGATCTCCGAGTCCGCCACCCTCGCCGTGGACGCCAAGGCCAAGGCCCTCAAGGCCGCCGGGCGTCCGGTGATCGGCTTCGGCGCCGGTGAGCCGGACTTCCCGACCCCGGACTACATCGTCCAGGCCGCCGTCGAGGCCTGCTCGAACCCGAAGTACCACCGCTACACGCCGGCCGGCGGCCTCCCCGAGCTGAAGTCCGCGATCGCCGCGAAGACGCTGCGCGACTCCGGCTACGAGGTCGACGCGTCCCAGATCCTGGTGACCAACGGCGGCAAGCAGGCGATCTACGAGGCCTTCGCCGCGATCCTCGACCCGGGCGACGAGGTCATCGTCCCGGCGCCGTACTGGACGACCTACCCGGAGTCGATCCGGCTGGCCGGCGGTGTCCCGGTGGAGGTGGTCGCCGACGAGACGACCGGCTACCGGGTCTCCGTCGAGCAGCTGGAGGCGGCCCGCACCGAGAACACCAAGGTCGTCCTGTTCGTCTCCCCCTCCAACCCGACCGGCGCGGTCTACAGCCGCGAGCAGATCGAGGAGATCGGCCGCTGGGCGCTCGAGAAGGGCCTGTGGGTCCTGACCGACGAGATCTACGAGCACCTGGTCTACGGCGACGCCGAGTTCCACTCCCTGCCGGTGGTCGTGCCCGAGCTCGCCGACAAGACCATCGTGGTCAACGGTGTCGCGAAGACGTACGCCATGACCGGCTGGCGGGTGGGCTGGATCATCGGCCCGAAGGACGTCGTCAAGGCCGCGACCAACCTCCAGTCGCACGCCACGTCCAACGTGTCGAACGTCGCCCAGGTCGCGGCCCTCGCCGCGGTCTCCGGGAACCTCGACGCGGTGGCGGAGATGCGCACGGCCTTCGACCGCCGTCGCAAGACGATCGTCCGGATGCTCAACGAGATCGACGGCGTGTTCTGCCCCGAGCCCGAGGGCGCCTTCTACGCCTACCCCTCGGTCAAGGAGCTGCTCGGCAAGGAGATCCGCGGCAAGCGCCCGCAGGACACGGTCGAGCTGGCCGCGCTGATCCTGGAGGAGGCCGAGGTCGCGGTCGTCCCGGGCGAGGCCTTCGGCACGCCGGGCTACCTGCGGCTGTCGTACGCGCTGGGTGACGAGGATCTCGTCGAGGGCGTCAGCCGGATCCAGAAGCTGCTGGCGGAGGCGCGGGACTGA
- a CDS encoding adenosine deaminase, protein MERVRDVSELPKAHLHLHFTGSMRPGTVLELADKYGVRLPEALVDALTSGEPPRLRATDERGWFRFQRLYDAARSCLREPEDIRRLVREAAEEDVRDGSGWLEIQVDPTSYAPRLGGLIPALEIILDAVETTSRETGLGMRVLVAANRMKHPLDARTLARLAVRYADKGVVGFGLSNDERRGMARDFDRAFHIAREGGLLSAPHGGELAGPSSVRDCLDDLDANRIGHGVRAADDPRLLKRLADRQVTCEVCPASNVALGVYEKPEDVPLRKLFEAGVPMALGADDPLLFGARLAAQYEIARQYHGFTDAELAELARQSVRASAAPEDVKAKLLSGVDDWLSHPAA, encoded by the coding sequence ATGGAGCGTGTACGTGATGTCTCTGAGCTGCCGAAAGCCCATCTGCACCTGCACTTCACCGGCTCGATGCGCCCGGGGACGGTTCTGGAACTGGCCGACAAGTACGGGGTACGACTGCCCGAGGCGCTGGTCGACGCGCTGACCAGCGGGGAGCCGCCGAGGCTGCGGGCCACGGACGAGCGGGGCTGGTTCCGGTTCCAGCGGCTGTACGACGCCGCCCGCTCGTGTCTCAGGGAGCCCGAGGACATCCGGCGGCTGGTGCGGGAGGCCGCGGAGGAGGACGTGCGCGACGGGTCCGGGTGGCTGGAGATCCAGGTCGACCCGACGTCGTACGCGCCCCGGCTCGGCGGGCTGATCCCGGCGCTGGAGATCATCCTGGACGCGGTGGAGACGACCTCGCGTGAGACCGGGCTAGGGATGCGGGTGCTGGTGGCCGCGAACCGGATGAAGCACCCGCTGGACGCGCGCACGCTGGCCCGGCTAGCGGTGCGGTACGCGGACAAGGGCGTGGTCGGCTTCGGCCTCTCGAACGACGAACGCCGGGGCATGGCGCGGGACTTCGACCGGGCGTTCCACATCGCGCGCGAGGGCGGGCTGCTGTCCGCGCCGCACGGCGGCGAGCTGGCCGGACCGTCGTCGGTACGGGACTGTCTCGACGACCTGGACGCGAACCGGATCGGGCACGGGGTCCGCGCGGCCGACGACCCGCGGCTGCTGAAGCGGCTGGCGGACCGTCAGGTGACGTGCGAGGTGTGCCCGGCGTCGAACGTGGCCCTCGGGGTCTACGAGAAGCCGGAGGACGTGCCGCTGCGCAAGCTGTTCGAAGCCGGGGTGCCGATGGCGCTGGGCGCGGACGACCCGCTCCTCTTCGGGGCCCGGCTGGCCGCGCAGTACGAGATCGCCCGGCAGTATCACGGCTTCACGGACGCGGAACTCGCGGAGCTGGCCCGGCAGTCGGTACGGGCTTCGGCGGCGCCGGAGGACGTGAAGGCCAAGCTGCTGTCGGGGGTGGACGACTGGCTCAGTCACCCGGCCGCTTGA
- a CDS encoding UDP-N-acetylmuramate dehydrogenase, with protein MQERHDAPLAPLTTFRLGGPATRLVTATTDAEVIDVVREADRTRTPLLVIGGGSNLVIGDKGFEGTALVVATKGLHLTGTHLELAAGEVWTDAVARAVDAGLAGIECLAGIPGSAGATPIQNVGAYGQEVSSTITEVIAYDRHTGETVTLSNDECAFSYRHSRFKQDPTRYVVLRVHFELEDAGGLSAPVKYAETARTLGVEPGDRVPLAQARETVLKLRAGKGMVLDPDDHDTWSAGSFFTNPILTDAQFTEFHARVKQHLGEDAEPPAFPAGDGHTKTSAAWLIDKAGFTKGYGTGPARISTKHTLALTNRGDATTEDLLALAREVVAGVRDTFGITLVNEPVTVGVSL; from the coding sequence GTGCAGGAACGACACGACGCCCCCCTCGCCCCCCTCACCACCTTCCGCCTGGGCGGCCCCGCCACCCGCCTCGTCACCGCGACGACCGACGCCGAGGTGATCGACGTCGTCCGCGAGGCCGACCGCACCCGCACCCCCCTCCTCGTCATCGGCGGTGGGTCCAACCTCGTCATCGGGGACAAGGGATTCGAGGGCACCGCACTCGTCGTCGCCACCAAGGGCCTGCACCTCACCGGCACCCACCTCGAACTCGCCGCCGGCGAAGTATGGACCGACGCCGTCGCACGCGCCGTCGACGCCGGACTCGCCGGTATCGAGTGCCTCGCCGGCATCCCGGGCTCCGCCGGCGCGACCCCCATCCAGAACGTCGGCGCCTACGGCCAGGAAGTGTCCTCCACCATCACCGAGGTCATCGCCTACGACCGTCACACCGGCGAAACCGTCACCCTCAGCAACGACGAGTGCGCCTTCTCCTACCGCCACAGCCGCTTCAAGCAGGACCCCACCCGCTACGTCGTCCTCCGCGTCCACTTCGAGCTGGAAGACGCAGGCGGCCTCTCCGCGCCCGTCAAGTACGCCGAGACCGCCCGCACCCTCGGCGTCGAACCCGGCGACCGCGTCCCCCTCGCCCAGGCCCGCGAGACCGTGCTGAAGCTGCGCGCGGGCAAGGGCATGGTCCTGGACCCCGACGACCACGACACCTGGTCGGCCGGCTCCTTCTTCACCAACCCGATCCTCACGGACGCCCAGTTCACCGAGTTCCACGCGCGCGTGAAGCAGCACCTCGGCGAGGACGCCGAACCCCCCGCCTTCCCCGCGGGCGACGGCCACACCAAGACCTCCGCGGCCTGGCTGATCGACAAGGCCGGCTTCACCAAGGGCTACGGCACCGGCCCCGCCCGCATCTCCACGAAGCACACCCTTGCCCTCACCAACCGGGGCGACGCCACCACCGAGGACCTCCTCGCCCTGGCCCGCGAGGTCGTGGCAGGCGTACGGGACACCTTCGGGATCACCCTGGTCAACGAGCCCGTGACGGTGGGCGTCAGCCTGTAA
- a CDS encoding MFS transporter: protein MPQQAQATPPVRRGGALWALVITSVAGFMAALDNLVVTTALPSIREDLGGALHDLEWTVSAYTLTFAVLLMTGAALGDRFGRRRLFLTGLTIFTGASAAAALAPGIDSLIAARAVQGVGAAIMMPLTLTLLTAAVPAARRGMAYGIWGAVNGLAVASGPLIGGSLTEHISWQWIFWLNVPLGVALLPLARLRLAESHGTGARLDIPGTLLASGGLFGVVYGLVRGPSDGWTDSLVLLALFAGGALLAAFVLCSTRAKNPMLPMRLFRSRAFSGINAASLLMFLGMFGSIFLLSQYMQGVLGYSPTEAGLRMLPWTGMPMLVAPIAGILSDRVGGRPVVATGLFFQAAGLAYMASVVTVDASYGSQLPGLILSGIGMALFFAPASNLVMSSVRPSEQGIASGANNALREVGGALGIAVMASIFAAQGGYESGQSFVDGLQPALVTGAGVVAVAGVAALLIPSRKRVEGDGVRGASEGARELEVVAG from the coding sequence ATGCCACAGCAAGCGCAAGCCACACCGCCCGTACGCCGCGGGGGAGCCCTCTGGGCCCTCGTCATCACCAGCGTCGCCGGATTCATGGCGGCCCTCGACAACCTCGTCGTCACCACCGCCCTGCCCTCCATCCGCGAGGACCTCGGCGGAGCGCTGCACGACCTCGAATGGACCGTCAGCGCCTACACGCTCACCTTCGCCGTCCTGCTGATGACCGGCGCGGCACTCGGCGACCGCTTCGGCCGCCGCCGGCTCTTCCTGACCGGCCTCACGATCTTCACCGGCGCCTCGGCCGCCGCGGCACTGGCCCCCGGCATCGACTCCCTCATCGCCGCCCGCGCGGTCCAGGGCGTCGGCGCGGCGATCATGATGCCCCTCACGCTCACCCTCCTCACCGCGGCCGTCCCCGCCGCGAGGCGTGGAATGGCGTACGGCATCTGGGGCGCCGTCAACGGACTCGCGGTCGCCTCCGGGCCGCTGATCGGCGGAAGCCTCACCGAGCACATCTCCTGGCAGTGGATCTTCTGGCTGAACGTCCCGCTCGGCGTCGCCCTGCTGCCCCTCGCCCGCCTCCGCCTCGCCGAGTCCCACGGCACGGGCGCGCGCCTCGACATCCCCGGCACGCTGCTCGCCAGCGGTGGTCTCTTCGGTGTCGTCTACGGCCTGGTCCGCGGCCCGTCCGACGGCTGGACCGACTCGCTGGTCCTGCTGGCCCTGTTCGCGGGCGGCGCGCTGCTCGCGGCCTTCGTCCTCTGCAGCACGCGGGCCAAGAACCCCATGCTCCCCATGCGGCTGTTCCGCTCCCGGGCCTTCTCCGGCATCAACGCGGCCAGCCTTCTCATGTTCCTCGGCATGTTCGGCTCGATCTTCCTGCTCAGCCAGTACATGCAGGGCGTCCTCGGCTACTCGCCCACCGAGGCGGGGCTGCGGATGCTGCCGTGGACCGGCATGCCGATGCTCGTCGCGCCGATCGCCGGGATCCTCTCCGACCGCGTAGGCGGGCGTCCGGTCGTCGCCACGGGACTCTTCTTCCAGGCGGCGGGTCTCGCGTACATGGCGTCCGTGGTCACCGTCGACGCGTCGTACGGCTCGCAGCTTCCGGGCCTGATCCTCAGCGGCATCGGCATGGCCCTGTTCTTCGCGCCCGCGTCCAACCTGGTCATGTCGAGCGTGCGGCCGTCGGAGCAGGGCATTGCCTCCGGGGCGAACAATGCGCTGCGGGAGGTTGGTGGGGCGCTGGGGATCGCCGTAATGGCGTCGATCTTCGCCGCGCAGGGTGGTTACGAGAGCGGACAGTCCTTCGTGGACGGCTTGCAGCCGGCGCTGGTCACTGGAGCGGGGGTGGTGGCTGTGGCCGGGGTTGCGGCTCTGCTGATTCCTTCGCGGAAGCGGGTTGAGGGGGACGGGGTGCGGGGGGCTTCCGAGGGGGCTCGGGAGCTGGAGGTCGTGGCAGGTTGA
- a CDS encoding TetR/AcrR family transcriptional regulator, producing MARMSAEERRESVIRAATTEFARGGYYGTSTEAIAKRVGVSQPYLFRLFPGKKAIFLAAAEACVEDTIRIFREASEGLEGEEALHAMADAYTKVIAVRPELLTMQMQMYAAVGAAEQEGDHEFGEAVRAGWMRLWDTVHLPLGADIGETTTFLAYGMLINCLVAMGFPPQHRVWEGLYPSARVKGRLEH from the coding sequence ATGGCCAGGATGAGTGCAGAGGAGCGGCGCGAGAGCGTCATCCGCGCGGCGACGACCGAGTTCGCCCGCGGCGGCTACTACGGGACGTCGACCGAGGCCATCGCCAAGCGGGTCGGGGTGTCGCAGCCGTATCTCTTCCGGCTCTTCCCGGGCAAGAAGGCGATCTTCCTCGCAGCTGCGGAGGCCTGCGTGGAGGACACCATCCGTATCTTCCGGGAGGCCTCCGAAGGGCTGGAGGGCGAAGAGGCCCTGCATGCCATGGCGGACGCGTACACCAAGGTCATCGCGGTGCGGCCCGAGCTGCTGACGATGCAGATGCAGATGTACGCCGCGGTCGGCGCCGCCGAGCAGGAGGGCGACCACGAGTTCGGCGAGGCGGTGCGGGCCGGCTGGATGCGGCTGTGGGACACCGTCCACCTGCCGCTCGGCGCCGACATCGGCGAGACGACGACCTTCCTGGCGTACGGAATGCTCATCAACTGCCTGGTGGCGATGGGCTTCCCGCCCCAGCACCGGGTCTGGGAAGGCCTCTACCCGTCAGCCAGGGTCAAGGGCCGACTGGAGCACTGA
- a CDS encoding MaoC family dehydratase: MTAKIAYGDVEVGTELPAQTFPVTRATLVQYAGASGDFNPIHWNEKFAKEVGLPDVIAHGMFTMAEAIRVVTDWTGDPGAVVEYGVRFTKPVVVPNDDQGATIEVSAKVAAKLDDNTVRVDLTATSAGQKVLGMSRAVVRLA; the protein is encoded by the coding sequence ATGACGGCGAAGATCGCATACGGCGACGTCGAGGTCGGCACCGAGCTGCCCGCCCAGACCTTTCCCGTGACCCGCGCCACCCTCGTCCAGTACGCGGGCGCCTCCGGGGACTTCAACCCCATCCACTGGAACGAGAAGTTCGCCAAGGAGGTGGGCCTCCCGGACGTCATCGCGCACGGCATGTTCACCATGGCCGAGGCGATCCGCGTGGTGACCGACTGGACCGGCGACCCGGGCGCGGTCGTCGAGTACGGCGTCCGCTTCACCAAGCCCGTCGTCGTCCCGAACGACGACCAGGGCGCCACGATCGAGGTCAGCGCCAAGGTCGCCGCCAAGCTCGACGACAACACGGTCCGCGTCGACCTCACGGCGACCAGCGCCGGGCAGAAGGTCCTGGGCATGTCGCGAGCGGTCGTACGACTGGCCTGA
- a CDS encoding MaoC family dehydratase N-terminal domain-containing protein, giving the protein MALDQSFVGRSYPPTDPYEVGREKIREFAEAVGDTNPAYTDPEAAKALGHPDVIAPPTFVFSITFRAAGQVVQDPQLGLDYSRVVHGDQKFAYVRPVRAGDRLTVTSTIEAIKSLAGNDILDIRGEVHDEAGEHVVTAWTKLVARAAEGA; this is encoded by the coding sequence ATGGCGCTCGACCAGTCCTTCGTGGGGCGGAGCTACCCGCCCACCGACCCCTATGAGGTGGGCCGGGAGAAGATCCGTGAGTTCGCCGAGGCGGTGGGAGACACCAACCCCGCGTACACGGACCCGGAAGCGGCCAAGGCGCTCGGCCACCCCGATGTGATCGCCCCGCCGACCTTCGTCTTCTCCATCACCTTCAGGGCGGCCGGGCAGGTGGTCCAGGACCCGCAGCTCGGCCTGGACTACAGCCGTGTGGTGCACGGCGACCAGAAGTTCGCCTACGTCCGCCCCGTGCGCGCCGGCGACCGGCTGACGGTCACTTCCACCATCGAGGCCATCAAGTCCCTGGCCGGCAACGACATCCTGGACATCCGCGGTGAGGTCCACGACGAGGCCGGCGAGCACGTCGTGACCGCCTGGACCAAGCTGGTCGCCCGCGCGGCCGAGGGGGCGTGA
- the rpmG gene encoding 50S ribosomal protein L33: MAATDVRPKITLACVECKERNYITKKNRRNNPDRLEMKKHCPRCNAHTAHRETR, translated from the coding sequence GTGGCTGCCACCGACGTCCGCCCGAAGATCACGCTGGCCTGCGTGGAGTGCAAGGAGCGGAACTACATCACCAAGAAGAACCGGCGTAACAACCCGGACCGACTGGAGATGAAGAAGCACTGCCCGCGTTGCAACGCGCACACCGCGCACCGCGAAACGCGATAA